A region of the Apium graveolens cultivar Ventura chromosome 6, ASM990537v1, whole genome shotgun sequence genome:
CGAGTTTAGATAGAGGTTCCGACTTGTTTAATTAAACGATCCAACTCGACTCGACTTGGGAAAATAAACAATTCGAATTCGGGTAGAGATTTAGACTTGATTAAGAAAATTAAAGTAGTTGGCTCGCCCAACTCGTTAAAATCGGGTCATTTTAGTTAAACGAGATACCTCTACTCGACTAATGAAATTGAACGAGTCGAATTTAAGCAGAAATTTAGACTCGATTAGTTAAACGAGGCGGCTCAGCTCGACTCGATTAAATTCGGCTCAAATTATGCCGGGATTAAAACTTGGCTCACTCGACACAAATTACAGCCCTAAAAAATGTAATCCGGTCAGCCGTGAGTATCCATTACCTCAAATAAAActttgaatattttaaaattgAACAACTCTTTAAAAACTTATATTAAAACATGAGAATGATAAAGTAATTTTGTTTAATTATACTGTCTTTAAAACTGAGATGATATTATTTTAATTACGTAATTCCAGAAAATCGAATTTAAAAATGAAGTGTGAGTGTGAAACTcaaaaaatgaaatcaaataaaAGAAAAATTTCAGAAAGTTCCTCGTCGGACCGGGACTTCACTGCTCACCCTGGTTCAAGACATTTGGCATCATTGTTTATTGTTTATCTGTATTCCAAATAAACTTTACCTGATATTAAGTGTTCGTAATGTAACATCCCAACAATTTAAGTTTAAGAGTTGGGCCCCGAGCCCCAAGACATAGACATTGTTGATTTTGGTAGTATTGGGCTTAAAAGAGAGAACTGATGGAAGTTCTCTGGACCGTGTATTTAAGATGATTTAAAGATATTATATGTATAATGTCAGTTTTATTCAGATAACATCACCAAAAAAAGAAATAATTACACCAACATTAATTGGGACTGAGTTGACCCGAGCTAGGTGTCAAAATAAAACGGCGGCTCGGAGTTGTTTACATTCATTAGCACTATTTAACTGTCCCGGCCGGCTCGCACTAGTTTGTTGAGTTGTTGTCTTCACCAACTCACCAAACTTGGTTTGTGTTTATTTGCAGAGCTCACTCACTCCATTCTACTCCCTTTTTCATTCTACTTGAAGTTTCCCAATACTTTTGTGCAATACCCCAAATCCCAAGATTCACACTTGCATCACATTGTGCATTCACATTCTTATATtatcaagatcaagaaaaaaAACAGCGCGGTACATTCTATTCTTTCCTTCTATCTTTACCATTCTTATGGATATCTAGATCTGTCAGTGTTATGCATATATTCACTTGTTTAGGTTGTATTTTATATATATGCATCAGCATCATAACATATATGAATGATATTGCATATGAATGAATAATTGGAATATTACAGTGAACTAATTAGGATGAGTGAAATGTGTCTTGGTTTTGAATGAATCACTCAGTCAAATGTTAGTGATTTTTTGTAGTATTAGATAATTATAAATTTAGTTGTCTGTAATCTTCTCACTAGTTGAGTGGTGTGCTCTTCTTTGGCTAGTTAACTAAACGAGTCCATTGCTTTAAGCTCAGCTAAAATTACTCACGATTGAAAAAAATTGCAATCATGGAAGAGTTTAATTATTTGTGTAGTTTAGGAGGTTGTAATTACTTGTTAGATTGTCGCACCGAAACCGCCAAGTTCGCAATTCTTACTGAACCAACCACCTCAACATCAGCAATAACAGAGTGATATGCTAAAGCTATACAGTaattgtacattttgattaatttgATGCAAAAGGACTATGGAACACTCTATTTGGAAGCTCGACAATATTAGTACTTGATTGCTAATGTTTTGAATACGAGTACTGATTACATTTGTTTGTTGAGCATCATCACATATATTGGAACCAAGTTATTTGGCTTTGTCAAATTCTACTAAAAAATTCCGTCGCTGAGCAAACACTGAACAAAACTCGATCCTCATTGTACATGTATGGCACCTGGGAAATATAAGTATTCCAACTCTGTCATTCCGTTTGCTTTTGTAGATGGGTGATGTAGCCAAGGACTTAACTGCTGGCACTGTGGGAGGGGCATCCCAGTTGATATGTGGACATCCATTCGATACCATCAAGGTCAAACTCCAAAGCCAGCCAGTTCCATTACCTGGCCAGGCTCCTAAGTTCTCTGGAGCAATAGATGCTGTCAAACAAACAGTAGCATCAGAAGGCGCTGGTGGTCTGTTCAAGGGCATGGGTGCCCCACTTGCCACTGTTGCAGCCTTAAATGCCATTCTCTTCACAGCTAGAGGTCAAATGGAAGCACTTCTGAGGTCTGAACCAGGTTCTCCGCTAACGATTAACCAGCAAATCATATGTGGAGCTGGTGCTGGAATTGCCGTTTCTTTCCCAGCCTGCCCAACTGAGTTGATCAAATGCAGGTCAGTATTTACTGCATTAACTAGCAACTGCATATTCCTGCAGATATTGTCAGCTCCACTGGAGACGTAACTGGACTGGTTCCAGAGTCAAATTTAACATGCTTATCTCATGTTCTCTAACAATAGCCTTTTCTGGTTACACACTGCTGATCAATTTTGCATGTTAAAGCACAGATTGCAAGCTCAGAGTGCAATGGCAGAAGCTGGCTCCGCTGGTGTTTCTGTGAAGTATGCAGGGCCAGTCGATGTGGCAAGGCATGTTTACCAAACTGCAGGTGCTAGGGGTCTCTTTCGAGGATTGGTTCCTACACTAGCACGTGAAATCCCAGGAAATGCTGCCATGTTTGGAGTCTATGAAGGCCTAAAGCAGTACTTTGCAGGTGGGCTAGACACGTCAAAATTAGGAAGAGGATCATTAATGTTAGCCGGAGGGTTGGCTGGAGGTTCCTTCTGGATATTTGTGTACCCGACTGATGTGGTGAAGAGTGCAATCCAGGTTGATGACTTCAAGAACCCGAAATATTCTGGCTCGATCGATGCTTTTAGAAAGATCTTGGCAGCAGAAGGTGTCAAAGGCCTGTACAAGGGTTTTACACCTGCAATGGCTCGAAGTGTTCCTGCAAATGCAGCATGCTTTTTGGCATATGAGATGGCAAGGTCAAGTTTAGGGTGATTACTTCCTGGCATACTCTCCAAAACCTTCATTTTCTCATCCTTTTTTCTGGTTCTAATTTATCTGAACCATATAGTTCCGGGCCTTTGGCGGCATTTTGTTTTCTTGTTTTGGCAAATTTCTTATGAAATCATGATACTTCCCTCAATCTTCATGCGTCCTGACTTAAAAGATCTCAACAAAAGCACACACTTGCATTTTCATTTTAATTTCCTTATTCACTCTTATGGTACCTATTAGACATTTCAAACTAAGTACAGTAATTTGTATGTTCACAAGATGTTTGAAGAGCTTGATAAAGTTTGAATCTATTTGTTGTTGCAGACTGCAGCTTGCTTTGCACAAGTAAAAACTGCATTACAgtagattattattattattattattattattattattattattattattattattatatagaCGATTTTATATACCAAATGGTCTAaatgaatttttaatttaaaagtttatgtattttgtttttgttttgttgaAGATTGTTGAAAAGTCTCGAGACACTACAAAAAAACACCAATTTGCTttgagaataaaagtaaaaagcGAAGGAAAAAAAAGACTATTAACTTTTCCAATACATAAGTATGATATTTTCATAACTACAATTTAGGAATTTGTTTGGACCCAACTGAGTCATCTGCTAACTTCAATCCGCAAACTTATAACTTCTTTGAAAAGAAAATGTCATAACTATATATATGGATAGATCATATCCCACAGGAAACCCACTCAATCAGCTCGATGAACACAATGGAAGATCATCATCAGCTGCACTCTAGCTCTTTCATGCCTCTTCTTTCCAGGGTCGATCGCTTAGATTCTGTGGTTAGTTCTATTCCCTACTTTTCTAACTTCCATGCCCTTGTATCATTTGGCTGGAGATGCCTTGAATTATATCATGTAACTATGCAGGTAGTATACAAACCAACGCGTTGTTGATGAACCACGTCAAAACCTGAATATTCTACCGTTTAATTTGTTATGACACATCTTAATATGCTAACGTATATAACCTGAGTTTCTGAACAACAGATGAAAGATgtagagaagaagaagaagaagaagaagaacgaGGAGTTTTCAGTATGGAACAATGGCAGAAAACTATTTTCCAGAAAGAATAGCAGACAAGGCATGCCATTGACAGTTGCTACCAGGGAAGCTGGATCCAAAGGTTCCTTAATGGATCGTATCCGTTCTCTTGAAGATCGACTTCTCCAGGTTAAGGGCTCTCTATTCTCAACTCGGATATGTATATGCCAATCGACCATCTACACTTGAATTTTACAAGCACACATAATAATACTACTTGATTCATTAGTAAAAGTATAAGATACAGACTGCACGAGCTGCATTTCAAGTATAATCTCGATTCTGAACACTCTTGTCCCGATTCTATATCGACCATTGTATCGTATACATAAAACTATGTCCCTTTGTAGTATTTTAAGGGTGACCTACATGTAACTATTCcgagaaaggaagaaagaattgaAATTTAGAAGTTGAGACAGATTTGTCAGTCTAACAAGTATACATGTATGCAGCTTTCCCAAGAGATCGATCAAGCTAGCAGCAAAGCATCAAGCAGTTCCAGCATACATAGTACATCTCTGTGGACCTCATCATCTAGCTCATGTGCTCAATCCAAAAGTGAATTACCAGTTAGCTCATACCCTACTTTTCATATTCAGGAATCCAAACTCCAGTGTCACGAATATTTCCAGGTAACAACTTGAAGCATAGAAAATGATTGGTATTTTCTTGTGTGATCATCCAAAAATAAACATTGTTCTTTTACTTTTCGTATAAAACTTATGCAGAGAGATCTTCGTGCTCCCCGACCAAGGATGAAGAATCCAGAGAACGATATCCCTCTGCCA
Encoded here:
- the LOC141668200 gene encoding mitochondrial carnitine/acylcarnitine carrier-like protein, which translates into the protein MGDVAKDLTAGTVGGASQLICGHPFDTIKVKLQSQPVPLPGQAPKFSGAIDAVKQTVASEGAGGLFKGMGAPLATVAALNAILFTARGQMEALLRSEPGSPLTINQQIICGAGAGIAVSFPACPTELIKCRLQAQSAMAEAGSAGVSVKYAGPVDVARHVYQTAGARGLFRGLVPTLAREIPGNAAMFGVYEGLKQYFAGGLDTSKLGRGSLMLAGGLAGGSFWIFVYPTDVVKSAIQVDDFKNPKYSGSIDAFRKILAAEGVKGLYKGFTPAMARSVPANAACFLAYEMARSSLG